A stretch of DNA from Malus sylvestris chromosome 9, drMalSylv7.2, whole genome shotgun sequence:
ttaaaggGTTAATTGCACTTTACACTCCAAGGCTTTGGAGGTCATTTGCACAATAAGCcactaaatttcaatttttgcaTTTTACACCATGTGATTTCTTTAGGGGTGTAACATCTACAcactcctttttacttctcccacagctttttagttttcggtcgtcggatcggatgaattgaagaagatcaacggatataaattaacaaggtgtatgagaagtaaaaaggagtgTGTGGATTGCACACCCCTTTCTGTATTACACTAATTTAACCTCTTTATCAATTTTACTGTCTAATTAAACGTTAGGTGTTGATGTGGCATAGACTTTCCCCACATTTTAAGGACTCATTGACCATCAATTTCAGTGTGTAGGACTTTACTCTTCTATTGTTTCAATTGTTTTATAAAACTAAGAGTCAACAAGTCTTTAAAATGTGAGCCCAATATATACCACATCAACTCATAACGCCTAACTAGAATCtgatttctttatgattaccaTTCTAATCCGAAAGCAAATACTACAATTAACACaaaacgaaaataacgggtttcacATCAGCAAGATAACTAATCGGGTTGTTATCTGATCATCCGTTAAGACCCGTTATTAATGGGTTCTTAACTGTTTCCACGCAGGTAACCCCGTATTCACCTCTTAAGAAAAAAGttagtttgataattttaaactaCTGAAAAAACCTTACTAGCTACTACAATAGCTATAGTACTAAATCTCACATgagtaagattaaaaatttccaatacacattaaaaataccaaagcacattaaaaatttcatcaaaattcatttacaagtgtgcaaaatgtgaaaaaaaaaacaaaaaaatctgcAAACGCTTGTAATCGCATCATGGTCATTTGATTTTTTCAAAACCCTACAAGccctcatgaatagtgttttaagtgagttcaaaataaataaaaattcataataattaatgtagaagttgaaaaactgtgaaaaaaatatataaacgcttgtGCTTGCATCATCTACACTTTGACAATGGTTGCATCATCATTTAGATTATTAAAACCCtcatgaaataattttttttgtttgagtgcAAAAAtagtaatgacaagctttacaatttTCGTGAAGGAGTTAACTGTAATACcccgtatttaaaaaaaaaaattggttatatatgtgtgtgtgtgtgtgtgtgtgggtaaTTATTTTTACGTAATGATTTTATTAGATTTATTTTATGCAAGAACCTACTGTCGATATGTGAAATAGTTTCAATGTAAAATCCTTTTTGctacaaattatttcaaaaactagctttcatgttcatatgtaattagagattttttagtttgaattggagAAGGGAAATTAAAtgagtttggtttgattttcctCACAAAGGGCCAAGAGTTTGAGGTTGGAATAAGTGAGTCATTTTGTCTTGATATTTTCTCTCAAAGATGAGGTGGAGAGCTTCTAACATTAAGTGTTAATGTTTTGGTGATTACTCACCATTCTAAATGTGAAGGTGGAAGTCTACTTTAGGGTGAGTTGGCAAGTTTGTATTCATTAGGAATCTAAGAGTTAAATGTTTGGTAATGATTCATCCCTCCAAAATTGGAGAGGTGGGATTCTTATCCCTTAGACTTTGGACGTGGCTTTTGAGTGTTTGTTCACCTTGCATGATATTAATTAGCTTCACATTTGTTGTTTTTTCCATTGGACCACATTTCATTGCTAAGGATTAGGACAACATTTGTTGCCTTGTGATTAGAACACATTTCATGGTGATGATTAGGTTAACAATTGGTGTGTTTCTATTAGAACACATTTTAAGTTTAATGATTGGCACAACACTTGCTTTCTTTCTATTGGCACACTTGTGAAGATTCTTTGGAGAGGAAGATGTCATGCAATCTCTATAAAGGAATGAGCACTCACCAAACGGATGACatggagaaaaaagagagaggaaggagaagaagaaaaaagaaaaagaaaaaaccacttcAACAAGAAAACAATTCTCCCCTTCCTATTACCttcttatatttatttaaaacgTTCTTAGGGCTTTAAGCcatctttcattgtatttgtaagtCCCTCATATGTATAGTGAAATACAATGAAATCAAACCCCAGTGGATTTAGTCGATTTGGCGAACCACTTAAATCTTGTGTTGTTTATGCATTTACATTTGGAGATCATTGCCATGAGAAGCACTTCCACCAAACTATCGCCAATCTCTATTTATCTCCCTTGAGGATGATGTACAAAAAGTGTGAGACAAATCCCAGAGAAATACATGAGACCTTACCCAACAAATCTCCACCAAACTCCATCTATCAAAAGAAAGATATCCAAAAACTAGAAATTCGTCCGGCCTATTTAGTAGACCAAAACACCATCATCCATAGATTATATCATAGTACTTCCTTCATGAGAGTTGTTCGTCTGTCTCTCTACCATGATATCCAAATTTTAGAAAAATCCAACGGTGCGATCGTCCAATATGTTTGAAATACCAACTCATGTCTCTAATCCCGCAGAAAATTGGACAGCCATGTTATGAGCACTAAAATTCCATTTTGAAGAGCTCCGATCAAAATACTTCCTTCACAAAAGCTGTTCCTTATCATCTCATCTATAACATATCTAAAAACCACGATAATCCAATCTATGTGCTGACTTGTATCCCAGTTTGAACAGCTGATGTTCAGTTGAGCTAGCCTTCTTTGCCAACCTTTTTGCATGGCCAACATCTCTAGTTTCTTTCACTCActttcatgaaagtttttcagCAATCTAACTCCTAATACATATGTAGAGTTTCAACTATATTAAAGAAGAGGAAGGGGAAGTGGTgaaggaagaaagagagcaagagagaggaaatgaaattgaaacaataaaaaaatgaggAAATGGTAACATATTGCTTATCATTTACATTAAAGATTAATTTGTTAATATTATGATTATACTACTCTTGTCACTAATCAATTTGATTTATATTGAAGCTTATAGGCTTGTTAAAGAAAATGTGAGTATTGATATCTATGTGAACATGACATATACATATGCATTCCAAAGCAAGAAAAAGAGTTGTGTTGAGTTTGTAAAGTGTTTGCGTTGTGAGGATATTCAAGGGCTGAAGCTGTCcttgaatataaaataatgaaccttGTCTATGTCAGGCATAGGGTGCAGGGCTTAAGTATACAAattggttgattataaaaataatgaaatcttgtATATGTCAGGCGTAGGGTGCAAGGCTTGAATATACAATTGGGCGTCGAAGGAAGCGCCCGTATAATAAAGTGGAAACTGAGAGATTAATTACAAAAACTGGGTGTAAGGGACGAATGGGAGTTAACTCATATTCTAACGTACTCAGAGCCAAATGGTATAAGCATGGTAAGGGACATGCAGGCTTAGGTGCCTTAGGTATGTGTTGACGGGATTACAAGGGAGTGAGTACATTCATGCATCTCATTGCATAccttttatgtttttgcaagaGCTACtcatttcaattattattttagttggtACTTttgtatattaatattttatttccgCTACGTATGTCATAAATTTTATGTAAGATTTTGTTATCTAATGTATGTAAAATCGTtataatttcattttagtttcCACCATACCTTGGTTgtagaatttatttctataaCTAAGATATGGCTCACACCCTAACTCGTGAATAGTCTTTATTCGCGGGTTGGGGCGTGACATTAACTCCGAAATCCAAcaccataatccataaacccTAGATTTATATTTTAACTGTTGATTGTGATTTATGCTCTATTCTTTTCACCctatttcatttttcaatttttcttttttgaaaacatgatttaGCGGATGCAAAAAAATGAACTGtttggattgttaatatcaCGTTCCGATGACATAAACACAGAAAATACGACACAAATGACGGATCTACAATTAATCATCGTGATGACATGTCAACTTTACTAAGTACGTACACGTGTGAAAAAATCTAGGGGTGGGCGCGGGTTGGTCAAAATTGCAAACCAAAATCGACCAAGCTAGGACTAAAACCGATCAAATAACCAAATGTGGCGGGTTGGTTTGAATTGGTTCTCGGTTTCTATGAAGacaaaaatacataataaaCTTCTCTTCCAAAAGCTACATAACATAGCACCTCAGTGACTACTTAAAGGAAAACACAAATTAAGCAACCCAATAATAGCACCAAGGCAACAACTAAGCTTTTCCAGcgattgataccatgtaaaGCAACAAAGATTGTTGCAATAATGTATAACTATGagagattttagagagagaaagtagtagacttgaggaagaagaaagaatcttGTATTAAGATAATGATCTTACAGAGAGTACATTTAGCTATATATTGTAATGCCTTATAGACTAAGCTCTCCAAATGGTGTCCATGTTCTTCTCGAAAGGGACTCTTAAACTAATCAGGTTTTGTTTTCATGTGGTGGAAACATGGTAACTCGTAAATAACTAACCATTTATATTATCACACGTattaattatgattaaaaaataaaattaaatatatgcgGGTCGGTTTGGTTAACTGCAGCCTAAGAATTTTGAGAACCAATTGCCAAACCGATTAAGGTCGGTGCGGTTTGGTTTAAccaccgaaaattaaaaaaaaaacaaaccaaaccGTCAATGTTGTTTGGGCGGTCAATcgattttttttactattttttattaaatgccCAGCCCTAGAAAAATCTAAGTGAAAGGAACAATGAAACAAGAAATTTTTACGGGTGGCGGGaaccatggaagaaaatatccaaaatatcgccgatattttcgtttttttgggttatcgatattttaataagtatccaatgagttttcgtcaaaatatcgcgatattagtcCCAAAATtccagaaaattttgaaaagtctCAAGTTTGAGCATggaggggttcgaacccctcccaCTTAACTCCTTAAGGCTTTAACCACTATACCACTTGTGttgttgtgataatatgctacaatattaatatatatgcttttgttttgaattctttttacaagaaacaaatttgcacattttccaaattttttgtggtattatattttaaattgtgttaattaattacttagtcaatggcatgtggtttttaatttttctattttttatttggtcacttacatggtagggctggaaaaaattctggaaaatcccaaaccaaaccgaaaaagtctCAAACCCAAActgaaaaatcccaaaccaaaaccatcctgaagttcaggaatcccatcccgaaaaataccgaaattttcgatatgggattggtttccaaatcccatttgtttggtaatcccgaaaaataccgaagtattcggtttcctattgacttttgggttttggttcttgaaaaccattgccatggttgctaactactcttcaaaatacactcactctacacatagagatgatgaagatagtgaaaattttgaacctcataggaactctatgtggtactaagtcattcatgtatcttaccatacaatgtataaagtgtaaaatattgtactaattcattatatataaatgattatggtgtgtttagacttttttcattaatttctacatattttctacactcataatgtttgtcagctcgctatataatcaacttgataatgttaaattcatcatgcaatgcatttccttccaattttttgtgataaactaatagataattgactaaataaacatcctgcaaagtttcaataaaaatttccaagtttttcttacaatttccgtggtttccatgtaatttttatcgatatcgatattatcccgatatttccatcgatatttccgtgttttcggactaccgatatttccgatattaccgatattttcttccttggcgGGATCACACACCTCAGCAGTGCAGGTGGTGTTtccttccaatccaataacGTCATCTACCCCACTAAAGCTAAATTGTTTtatcttttatagaataatcaataagtgaattttttatttttttttaaaataactcaAGGCCCTTCCCCAACCTTCTAATCATTCCCCTCCAATTCCTCTCAGCCCCCGACATCCACCATCACCGCCCGGTGTTTTGGCCCACCGTATCGTCGTCCCCTTATCATCCCACCTTTCTCCTGATGATCAAGAACCGGCGTCTTCAAATCATGATGAAGAAGCAACATGATAGAAGAAGATGATGGTGTCAAATTGAGATTTTAGTTGTGTGATGGAGGCTGGAGCTTTCATGGGTGTTCATGGTGGTGGGCGTGACGTGGTTGTCAAGTGGAGGGCAGAAATTTTGGTGCAGGTGCTGGTGACCCTTTAGTCGGAAAGAGATGGAAGAGAGGAAGGCACCGGTACTatgttaattaaatattaagttttttaattGCTTTAAAGGTGGGCCAGATTATTGGTGTAAATTTCATCTTAAATTCACAAATATCAAGACCTGATTGATGAAACTCCAAGTCAGCAAGAGTTCCAGTCACCCGCAAAAATTTCTCCAATGGAACATAACCGAAACGCGTTTTCTGGCTACCAGTCTTCCAACTACCAGTCTTATATGACTGTCTAGAAACTTCTTTGTAGCGAATTAACAAACCGACTGTATATCTTTATAAAACCGTCCATTTCTCTCTAGTCAATTATCTTCGCttgattttaccaaaaaaaaaaaattatcttcgCTTGCAaccaaaatttcaaaagaaaatggCATTCCGTAGGGATCCGCCAGGACCACCACCACCCGACCCATTTGCACCACcacctccccctcctcctcctcctcaccaTGGGCATCCACCAGGTCCACCACCTCCACCGCCGCCTCGGGAATTCtttcctccacctccacctccccATCTGGAATTccatcctccacctccaccaccaATCCACCACCACCCACCTGGTCCTCCACCCCCACCGTATTACCCACCAGGCCCTCCGCCACCTGGTCCTCCTCCACCGCCTTACTCAGACCCCTACAGACCGCCGCCACCACCTTGGGGTCGTCCTCCTCCACCTTTCTAAGTAATTAACATACAGCAACCTTCACTGATATATCTTATTTGTATATGGTCTACGCACGTCGGGACGTTGGATGCACGAGGAGCGTCTGATCAAGGCTGCTGCTTTaggagaaaaagaaacaaaaaaatcatgtgTATAGACGTTGTAAACCttattcatatttttagacCCTATTTTTTTCATCATGGGTGTGTACTTTCACGATTCAAAtaatgtaataatataattgcAAGGTAGATAATATATAGTTTGGTTTGGTACTTCGTGTGTATTTTATCCCGATATATACCTTTCGATGAAGAAGAATACAGTATCATGAATCTGCAGGCCGCAAATCTGAAAACTGCAGAGCTCTCTGTGTGATTGTATTACGCCGGAAAACATAGTTGGAACAAATATTGGATCAAGCAAATATTCATATCTGCCAAAGCTTTTATGTTACCATTACACATGCCAAaggctttttttattattatatgctGCCACCCACATCCTCTAGCAGCCCCTGCTCATGTGGATTACCAGCTCCTAATTCATTCGAAATTCGATGGCTACGTTGCGCCAAATGcatatgataaaaaataaaaaaataaatcagtTGTTAAATCTTGTTGGCACAAAGATGGAATATTGATCTTGCTGCAGTACCAACACCATATGGTATAAAGTAGTGCAATGAAGTTGTTTTGAGGCTGCTCAAAAGGTAATTGATGGACACGAAGACAGCGAGAAGAGGGGATGGGTATTGGTTTATGGACATGAAAATACATGTTTATCCCTTCATTTTAATGGAAATTTCACGTTTGGACTAAAGTGCTAACGATCTTTCATCACAAGGATGTAAagcctcatttttttttttttttaccacgaGAGCCATCTTCCAACTATCCTATAACGATGATGACCATTTGTCCAATTAAGCCTAAGATTTATGTAGTTATAGAAAGCATTAATGTCCTTATTTTCAACAACTTTCGCATCACAAAATAAATATGTTAAACATGTCTGTGAAAATGGCAAACACGCTAAATTCAGTGgccaaaaagaataaaaaattattcacaTTCCGTTCAGCATCCAGATCTATTTTAACCTATACAAGCAGCTTTGGCCACAGCAAATTGGAACATGATCAAAGACTCTCTTCACCAGCAAGCCATATATAAGGATCAATTTACATTTATAACAGCCGGTTTTTTCGTGACGATCGGATTCCAGAAGGGCGGCAGATGACTAAAGTTCTTCAGGTCTCTTGAACTCCTATACGTTTATCTAGATGACCAAATTTTTATTACAATCAACCGATCGACTTGGCGCCAATTGTTTGTGTTATGTTAACCTGTTTTTTCTCGCTTGCTAGCTACTACTTTGTACTTAAACATGTACAATTCCTTCTGAtgatgaattttgaattttgagcaGAAAATATGTAATGACTGCAAATTGTAACGGACAAAAGGCTCCTTGCTCTCATTTCcaaagttctttttcttttatctcaTTCAATTTGCTTCGCTGTCTTCTGATAATCGCTCCGCGAATACCCTCTCCCTTGCCCTCTTTGCCTgcaatacatacatataaagGATGTTCAGAGACTATTTTTTGGTGTATCAAATTGGAAAATTCTATCTTCAAACAATATATAGTATACATCAGctcttttaattatttgatcGACGTGACGAGTtcagtttttcttattttagaTATAAAATGATAATCCCCGTTGAAACAATATATTATTGTACTATAGAATACTGAACCTTTTTAAACATATTATCTTCAAATTAACAAATTACGCAGAGAAATATTCAAAGAGAAATTAATTGTGAGTTCAAACCTGTTTTGTCCAATTGGTGAAGCTAGTGATAAGAGCAAGAAGAGCAGATTGTACAGCAGACCCGGCCACTATTCCAATCCAAAGGCCCTTCCCCCTTAAGCCTAGAGCAAATCCCAGTGCACAACCCACAGGAAGTCCAACCAGATAAAACGCCCCAAGATTCACATATGCCCCTATATGTTGCCATCCACTTCCTCTAGCAACACCTGATGCATACAGGAAAATAGCTCTTATATGTTTGTCTCCCAAGTTAGGGTACGTACGGAATTGACAAAACCGCTTTCAAGTAACCAAAAATGCGTTTGGAAGCGTTTGACATAAATATAACTAGCAGTGTTACGATTTGTAAAGACACTATTTAGTGCTTCTGCAATAAAGTAATTTTTCAAAAGCAGTTGGGATTTCTAGTAAATTTAGTTGTGCttctaataaaaaaaagcttcaaacaTAAGTTCTTTATGTTTGAGAGAGATGTTGTGGGAAGCACTTTTACACCTAAGGCCATTTGTTGGAAGCACTTTTGAAAAAGCAATCGAGTGGTAAGTACTTCTCCAATGTTAAAAAAGTAAGTACTTCTTCAAAAAGCACTGAAAAAAACCGTTTTTGGCTGTCAAAACGTGATTTTAGTGATTCTAAAAGGCTTACCAAACAGGCGTGTAACATACAAATGTAATCCATATGGCATTAATTGCACCCAATAAACAAGCACATATGTGAGAAAAAGATGATGAAATGAACCTGAAAGAACAGCTTGTACGCTATCCATGAATACTGAGATACAAATCAGAGGTGCCATGACCACAACATAATCCACGACTGGCTTCTCACTGCTAAAAACATGCCCCAGAACGTAGCGGCAGCAGAAGAGAGTTGTGCTCACAATAACTGCCTCAGTGACTGATAGAAACATTGCAGCCCATACGGCCACTCGAGCTGCTTGTGGATTGCCAGCTCCTAATTCATTCGACACCCGAATACTGTAAAAATAGTTGAAGTTTAGGTTGACTTCAGTTATTACTTCCAGGCCCCTACCACTAAGGCACTTAATATTCAAAAACGGTAAAATGGAGGGGAATGTTGAATAGTAGGTTATTTTTTCAGACTTTTGGAATTTTAACCCCTTGTGGGCAGTTTGAGCACTGCTCGAGTGGTCTTGAGGGGAGTTCGAGTATTGCTCGAGGAGTTCTCCGTATATTTACCTAAAATAGAAAATGCACTAAAAACAATAACATGCTGAGTACCTTGCAGCAGCTCCGAATCCATACGATATAGTGAAGTGCAATGTAGAGATTGTAAGGCTGTATAACCACAAAGAATACACGAGAGTTTGAGCACATCATCCGATGATCATCACCTATATAGAAAGTAATGTGATCAAGCACAGAAATTGAAGTTTACCATATTGAAAGCACCGAAGTCTCCAGCTTTGGATTTGGTAGAAGGCCGGACAGCAAAATAATCAGCTCACATGACCACCATTTAAGACTAAATTTTTGGTCAATGCAATACAAATTAAGAGACATAAGTACACATGAAGTAAATAGGGTCAATACATTTTGCAATCTTTTCATCTAGAACCAAGCACAATTTGCTTCGTTTTTGAAAGTTGACATAAACAATAGTATAAAGTTAAAAACTGTTGCATCATTGATCCGTCAAGTGTTGCATCGAAAAACAACTATTAACTTGACGCTTAGATTAATGGATGTCAATGGTGTCAATTTTTAGGATTGATTTTGTCAATGCTGAAAAGGTAATTATTAAGTTTGTCGCACATCGTAAACATAAGGAGTAAGAAAATTACCAAATCATTACAGCGGAGGGGACGGCTAAGCGAAAGAACAGTCCAATATGGACCAAAGACTCCATAGAAAATGCAAGACGGGTTTCCTCGAAG
This window harbors:
- the LOC126583170 gene encoding protein DETOXIFICATION 8-like, producing MKEEKTWAVTWGTFLSEVKKEGFIAAPMVAVSVLQYLLQLVSMIMAGHLDQLALSSVAIAISLTNVTGFSLLSGMAGGLETLCGQAFGAGQYQKLGTYTCTAMISLLLVCPPICVLWIFFDKLLPLVGQNPQISHEAQIYSVWLIPALFGGAILKPLTRYFQSQSSIFPMLLSSFVILLFHILTSWAFIYKLELGVKGSAISFSLSTWLYVVLLWLYAMFSSSFEETRLAFSMESLVHIGLFFRLAVPSAVMICLKWWSCELIILLSGLLPNPKLETSVLSICLTISTLHFTISYGFGAAASIRVSNELGAGNPQAARVAVWAAMFLSVTEAVIVSTTLFCCRYVLGHVFSSEKPVVDYVVVMAPLICISVFMDSVQAVLSGVARGSGWQHIGAYVNLGAFYLVGLPVGCALGFALGLRGKGLWIGIVAGSAVQSALLALITSFTNWTKQAKRARERVFAERLSEDSEAN